A genomic segment from Arcobacter acticola encodes:
- the serA gene encoding phosphoglycerate dehydrogenase — protein MSKHTIVVCDHIHDAGLQILQNTEDVNYVYAADVDKTELLNIIKDAQVAITRSSTDVDEKFLNAAVNLKAVIRAGVGYDNVDMEGCSKRGIIAMNVPTANTIAAVELTMTHMLSCMRKFPYAHNQLKIDRVWKREDWYGNELYGKKLGVIGFGNIGHRVALRAKSFEMDVLTYDPYIPSTKATDLGIKYTTNFEDILSCDIITIHTPKNKETINMIGFEEIARMKDGVVLINCARGGLYNEDALYENLKSGKVAMAGIDVFIKEPAIDHPLLDLPNVTVTAHLGANTKESQREISVQAANNAIESARGISYPNALNLPIDESKIPHFVKPYIELTQKMAFLLAQLSKSEIRSINITAEGEISEYLDSLQTFATVGVLAVSCGDEVNYVNANFIAKEKGIDLTNSEFSNHSGYQNKVSINITTPTGVKTISGTVFNEDVQRIVEINGFPLDIEPKGKMIIMRNHDVPGVIGEVGKILGNNNINIADFRLSRGKDGALAVILIDEKACSDVLKKLDSLEAAIAVAYAEI, from the coding sequence ATGAGTAAACATACAATTGTAGTTTGCGATCATATACATGACGCTGGTTTACAAATTCTTCAAAATACTGAAGATGTAAACTACGTATATGCAGCAGATGTAGATAAAACAGAACTTTTAAATATTATTAAAGATGCTCAAGTAGCAATCACTAGATCTTCAACAGATGTTGATGAGAAATTTTTAAATGCAGCAGTAAACTTAAAAGCTGTTATTAGAGCTGGTGTTGGTTATGACAATGTTGATATGGAAGGTTGTAGTAAAAGAGGAATAATCGCAATGAATGTTCCTACTGCAAACACTATAGCAGCGGTTGAATTAACAATGACTCACATGCTTTCTTGTATGAGAAAATTTCCATATGCTCACAATCAATTAAAAATTGATAGAGTTTGGAAAAGAGAAGATTGGTATGGAAATGAACTTTATGGGAAAAAACTAGGAGTTATTGGTTTTGGAAATATAGGTCATAGAGTTGCACTTAGAGCTAAATCATTTGAAATGGACGTATTGACTTACGACCCATATATTCCTTCAACTAAAGCAACTGATTTAGGTATCAAGTATACAACTAATTTTGAAGATATTTTATCTTGCGATATTATAACTATTCATACACCAAAAAATAAAGAAACTATCAATATGATTGGTTTTGAAGAGATTGCAAGAATGAAAGATGGTGTAGTTTTAATTAACTGTGCTAGAGGTGGATTATATAATGAAGATGCATTATATGAAAACCTAAAATCTGGTAAAGTAGCAATGGCTGGTATTGACGTATTTATAAAAGAACCTGCAATTGATCATCCATTATTAGATTTACCAAATGTAACTGTAACTGCTCACTTAGGGGCAAATACAAAAGAATCTCAAAGAGAAATTTCAGTTCAAGCTGCAAATAATGCAATTGAGTCTGCACGTGGAATTTCATATCCAAATGCTTTAAATTTACCAATTGATGAGAGTAAAATCCCTCATTTTGTAAAACCGTATATTGAACTTACTCAAAAAATGGCATTTTTACTTGCACAATTAAGTAAAAGTGAAATTAGATCAATTAACATTACAGCTGAAGGTGAAATCTCAGAATACTTAGATTCATTACAAACTTTTGCAACTGTTGGTGTATTAGCTGTTAGTTGTGGTGATGAAGTTAACTATGTTAATGCTAATTTTATTGCAAAAGAAAAAGGAATTGACCTTACAAATTCTGAATTCTCTAATCATAGTGGATATCAAAATAAAGTTTCAATTAATATCACTACTCCAACAGGAGTAAAAACAATTTCAGGAACAGTATTTAACGAAGATGTTCAAAGAATCGTAGAAATAAATGGATTCCCACTTGATATTGAGCCAAAAGGTAAAATGATCATTATGAGAAATCATGACGTTCCAGGTGTAATTGGTGAAGTAGGAAAGATTTTAGGTAATAATAATATTAATATTGCTGACTTTAGATTATCAAGAGGAAAAGATGGTGCATTAGCTGTTATTCTTATTGATGAAAAAGCTTGTTCAGATGTATTAAAAAAACTTGATAGTTTAGAAGCTGCTATTGCAGTTGCTTACGCAGAAATTTAA
- the efp gene encoding elongation factor P translates to MAIGMSELKKGLKIEVDGVPYKITEYQHVKPGKGAAFVRCKIKSFLNGKVIEKTFHAGDKCEVPNLQQKQMQFLYDDGEMLQFMDNATYEQEGLTYDQVGEAFDWIIDGMTCDMMYYNGKAITVEPPMVVELKIVETPPNFKGDSQGGRKPATLESGAVVQIPFHILEGDIIKCDTRTGEYLEKVK, encoded by the coding sequence ATGGCAATTGGTATGAGTGAATTAAAAAAGGGATTAAAAATCGAAGTTGATGGTGTTCCTTATAAAATTACAGAATATCAACATGTAAAACCTGGTAAAGGTGCTGCATTTGTTAGATGTAAAATTAAATCATTTTTAAATGGAAAAGTAATCGAAAAAACTTTCCACGCTGGTGATAAATGTGAAGTTCCAAATTTACAACAAAAACAAATGCAATTTTTATATGATGATGGTGAGATGTTACAATTTATGGATAATGCAACTTACGAACAAGAAGGTTTAACTTACGATCAAGTAGGTGAAGCATTTGATTGGATTATTGATGGAATGACTTGTGATATGATGTACTATAATGGTAAAGCTATCACAGTTGAACCACCAATGGTTGTAGAACTTAAAATTGTAGAAACTCCACCAAACTTTAAAGGTGATTCTCAAGGTGGTAGAAAACCTGCTACTTTAGAATCAGGTGCAGTTGTACAAATTCCTTTCCATATTCTTGAAGGTGACATTATTAAATGTGATACAAGAACTGGTGAGTACCTAGAAAAAGTAAAATAA
- the ribD gene encoding bifunctional diaminohydroxyphosphoribosylaminopyrimidine deaminase/5-amino-6-(5-phosphoribosylamino)uracil reductase RibD — MKIDDNFYMKLAIDEAWKYQLLTYPNPAVGCVIVKDGKLLSIEAHKEAGMPHAEVNALKAAYLLEYPNSILKMKNSSLDIHTFFLENHNGYFNDCEIFVTLEPCNHIGKTPSCANLLKELKPKRVIIAHEDINKLASGGIETLKSVNISVSIGCMKKEAYNLLYPFIKWSSGTFIFYKMAQTLNGCIDGAVSSKMSQLYVHTLRDKVDLMLIGGNTVRIDKPTLDARYIAGRAPKIMIYSKNKIFDNNIPLFKVPNREVIISDDLFKLLDHKLVMVEGVYNLMNILKERIDYIVLIVSPKIRNGINALNEINIDFEIVHENYIGEEKIMFLKRKV, encoded by the coding sequence ATGAAAATAGATGATAATTTTTATATGAAATTAGCTATTGATGAAGCATGGAAATATCAGCTTTTAACATACCCAAATCCAGCTGTTGGTTGTGTTATTGTAAAAGATGGTAAGTTATTATCAATAGAAGCTCATAAAGAAGCTGGAATGCCCCATGCAGAAGTAAATGCACTAAAAGCTGCATACTTACTTGAATATCCAAATTCAATATTAAAAATGAAAAATAGTTCTTTAGATATTCATACTTTTTTTTTAGAAAATCATAATGGATATTTTAATGATTGCGAAATTTTTGTTACGCTTGAACCTTGCAATCACATAGGTAAAACTCCATCTTGTGCAAACTTATTAAAAGAATTAAAACCAAAAAGAGTAATCATTGCCCATGAAGATATAAATAAACTAGCCTCAGGTGGTATAGAAACACTAAAAAGTGTAAATATTAGTGTAAGTATAGGATGTATGAAAAAAGAAGCCTATAATCTCTTATATCCATTTATAAAGTGGAGTAGCGGAACATTTATCTTTTATAAAATGGCACAAACGCTAAATGGCTGTATAGATGGAGCCGTATCTTCAAAAATGAGTCAATTATATGTACATACATTAAGAGATAAAGTTGATTTAATGCTAATAGGTGGAAATACTGTACGAATAGATAAACCAACCTTGGATGCAAGATATATAGCTGGACGTGCGCCTAAAATAATGATATATAGTAAAAATAAAATATTTGATAATAATATCCCACTATTTAAAGTACCAAATAGAGAAGTTATAATAAGTGATGATTTATTTAAATTATTAGATCATAAGCTAGTAATGGTTGAAGGTGTTTATAATTTAATGAATATATTAAAAGAAAGAATTGATTATATTGTATTAATAGTAAGTCCAAAAATAAGAAATGGAATTAATGCCTTAAATGAAATAAATATAGATTTTGAAATAGTACATGAGAACTATATTGGAGAAGAAAAAATTATGTTTTTAAAAAGAAAAGTTTAA
- the rimP gene encoding ribosome maturation factor RimP translates to MSLEQSIKLAVESLGANLYDIVSTKAHDRNIFRVLVTAEGGISLDKCAEISRMISPILDVDEPMNGEYILEVSSPGIERKLRTKEHFKASVGEKVKVKDFATETYKGELIFADDQKIIVKTEFADEEITYDSILSAATYFEW, encoded by the coding sequence ATGAGTTTAGAACAATCAATTAAATTAGCAGTAGAAAGTTTAGGCGCTAATCTTTATGATATCGTGAGCACAAAAGCACATGATAGAAATATCTTTAGAGTATTAGTAACAGCTGAAGGTGGAATTAGCTTAGATAAATGTGCTGAAATTTCAAGAATGATTTCACCAATATTAGATGTTGATGAACCAATGAATGGCGAATATATTTTAGAAGTAAGCTCTCCTGGAATTGAAAGAAAACTTAGAACAAAAGAGCATTTTAAAGCATCTGTAGGCGAAAAAGTAAAAGTTAAAGATTTTGCAACTGAAACTTATAAAGGTGAATTGATTTTTGCTGATGATCAAAAAATAATAGTAAAAACTGAATTTGCAGATGAAGAAATCACTTATGATTCAATTCTTTCAGCTGCTACTTATTTCGAGTGGTAA
- the rbfA gene encoding 30S ribosome-binding factor RbfA: MKSINLQRTESLLMELIPEALSNLVDSRINSLPITAVNCKNGKYDAIVYFDGSDYDKTEIKDIISLLNKANGRIKTHILASTGWYKCPNFTFLNDTSLEKSKNIEALFAQIRKTKSEEE; this comes from the coding sequence ATGAAAAGTATAAATTTACAAAGAACAGAATCATTACTTATGGAGTTAATTCCAGAAGCTTTATCAAATTTAGTTGATAGCAGAATTAACTCTTTGCCAATTACAGCAGTTAACTGTAAAAATGGAAAGTATGATGCTATTGTATATTTTGATGGCTCTGATTATGATAAAACTGAAATTAAAGATATTATTTCATTGCTAAACAAAGCAAATGGAAGAATTAAAACACATATACTAGCAAGTACAGGTTGGTATAAGTGTCCTAACTTTACATTTTTAAATGATACATCATTAGAGAAATCAAAAAATATTGAAGCATTATTTGCTCAAATAAGAAAAACAAAAAGTGAAGAAGAATGA
- the infB gene encoding translation initiation factor IF-2 encodes MSDKVRVYEIAEEAGATSAEVIAKAKDLKIELKSPQSAVSFEDAEEITNYIMTGKSPKLEVKPVAKPKKVVEKTTENKTEDMENKTTKVKEVIVSETKVETIEKKDTEVRKKPELKKVVISKPNIKPAPSKPQEELDKPDVNPDNVNKIVPKRRGLVIIKKKKPKVEAPVEKTFESEVQPKKQMKSLSEILGGNEEDTVTENLKNNFDDMKKSRPKKEKKKTIVKAQDHGKKLDRTYSDEFSSSDDSLLGEEVVLLDMGLNDNLKIFDEPKPQNPAKQSRSSRPAAFGNAPQGLKRGKRKKRIARTQETVEITEVTIPEDIRVYEFAEACGKSPAEVITVLFSLGMMVTKNDFLKQDELEILGEEFGIEVTVRDALEDVNYVGDYHDGDEDIDDSSFVTRPPVVTIMGHVDHGKTSLLDKIRSSKIASGEAGGITQHISSYTVEKNGQKITFVDTPGHAAFSAMRSRGTAITDIVIIVVAADDGVKPQTEEVIAHAKASGCPIIIAMNKIDKETANIDMVKAQMAEKGMTPVDWGGNTEFIGVSAKSGEGIEDLLENILIQAELLELKADPTAKAKAAVIESSLEKGRGPVATIIVQNGTLRIGDNIVCDTTFGRVKAITDDNGNAVKELGLSETGTVLGLNDVPTTGTVMVVMDSDKEARDIATTRAEHARAKELSKSTKVSLEEMSGLIAEGKIKQLPVIIKTDVGGSLEAIKGSLEKIANDEVKVKVIHAAVGGITESDLVLAGASEGCIILGFNVRPTGSVKAKAKADGVSINTYSIIYDLIDDVKDALSGMMSAVIREENTGQAEVRDTFVVPKVGTVAGCLVTDGKVIRGGHARIIRDGVVTYTGKISSLKRFKDDAKEVANGYECGIMFDKFNDIKVGDFIETFIQIEEKVSVDN; translated from the coding sequence ATGTCAGATAAAGTAAGAGTTTATGAGATTGCAGAAGAAGCGGGAGCAACTAGTGCAGAAGTAATTGCAAAGGCTAAAGATTTAAAAATAGAACTTAAATCACCCCAAAGTGCAGTATCATTTGAAGATGCTGAGGAAATAACTAATTATATAATGACTGGAAAAAGTCCAAAATTAGAAGTTAAGCCAGTAGCTAAGCCTAAAAAAGTTGTTGAGAAAACAACTGAAAATAAAACAGAAGATATGGAAAATAAAACTACTAAAGTTAAAGAAGTAATAGTTAGTGAAACAAAAGTTGAAACTATTGAAAAGAAAGATACTGAAGTTAGAAAAAAACCAGAATTAAAAAAAGTTGTAATTTCTAAGCCAAATATAAAGCCTGCACCTTCAAAACCTCAAGAAGAACTTGACAAACCTGATGTTAATCCTGACAATGTTAATAAAATAGTGCCTAAAAGAAGAGGTCTAGTTATTATCAAGAAGAAAAAGCCAAAAGTTGAAGCACCTGTTGAAAAAACTTTTGAATCTGAAGTACAACCTAAAAAACAAATGAAATCTTTAAGTGAAATTCTTGGTGGAAACGAAGAAGATACAGTTACTGAGAATTTAAAGAATAACTTTGACGATATGAAAAAGTCAAGACCTAAAAAAGAGAAAAAGAAAACTATCGTTAAAGCTCAAGATCATGGTAAAAAACTTGATAGAACTTATAGTGATGAATTTTCAAGTTCTGATGATTCATTATTAGGTGAAGAAGTTGTTTTACTTGATATGGGATTAAATGATAATCTTAAAATTTTTGATGAGCCAAAACCTCAAAATCCAGCTAAACAATCAAGATCTTCAAGACCAGCTGCTTTTGGTAATGCACCTCAAGGTTTAAAAAGAGGAAAAAGAAAGAAAAGAATAGCTAGAACTCAAGAAACTGTAGAAATAACTGAAGTTACAATTCCTGAAGATATTAGAGTTTATGAGTTTGCTGAAGCTTGTGGTAAATCACCTGCTGAAGTTATAACTGTATTATTTTCATTAGGAATGATGGTTACTAAAAATGACTTCTTAAAACAAGATGAGTTAGAGATTCTTGGTGAAGAGTTTGGAATTGAAGTAACAGTAAGAGATGCATTAGAAGATGTAAATTATGTTGGAGACTATCATGATGGTGATGAAGATATTGATGATTCATCATTTGTGACTAGACCACCTGTTGTTACTATTATGGGACACGTTGACCATGGTAAAACATCATTATTAGATAAAATTAGATCTTCAAAAATAGCTTCAGGTGAAGCAGGTGGAATCACTCAACATATCTCTTCTTATACAGTTGAGAAAAATGGACAAAAAATCACATTTGTTGATACTCCAGGACATGCTGCTTTCTCTGCTATGAGATCAAGAGGTACTGCTATTACAGATATCGTTATTATTGTTGTTGCTGCTGATGATGGTGTTAAACCTCAAACTGAAGAAGTTATTGCTCATGCAAAAGCAAGTGGTTGTCCAATTATTATTGCTATGAATAAAATTGATAAAGAAACTGCAAATATCGATATGGTAAAAGCTCAAATGGCTGAAAAAGGTATGACACCTGTTGATTGGGGTGGAAATACAGAATTTATCGGAGTATCTGCAAAATCAGGTGAAGGTATTGAAGATTTATTAGAAAATATATTAATTCAAGCAGAATTACTAGAATTAAAAGCTGATCCAACTGCAAAAGCTAAAGCTGCTGTTATTGAATCTTCACTTGAAAAAGGAAGAGGGCCAGTTGCTACTATTATCGTTCAAAATGGTACATTAAGAATTGGTGATAATATCGTTTGTGATACTACTTTTGGTAGAGTAAAAGCAATTACTGATGATAATGGAAATGCAGTAAAAGAACTTGGACTTTCTGAAACAGGTACTGTTTTAGGTCTAAATGACGTTCCAACAACTGGTACTGTTATGGTTGTTATGGATTCTGATAAAGAAGCAAGAGATATTGCAACTACTAGAGCTGAACATGCACGTGCAAAAGAATTATCTAAATCTACTAAAGTTTCTCTAGAAGAGATGAGTGGATTAATTGCTGAAGGTAAAATCAAACAACTTCCTGTAATTATTAAAACAGATGTTGGTGGATCTTTAGAAGCAATTAAAGGTTCATTAGAAAAAATTGCAAATGATGAAGTAAAAGTAAAAGTAATCCATGCAGCAGTTGGAGGAATCACTGAGTCTGACTTAGTTCTTGCAGGTGCATCTGAAGGGTGTATTATCCTAGGATTTAACGTAAGACCTACAGGTTCTGTAAAAGCAAAAGCAAAAGCAGATGGTGTTTCTATTAATACTTATTCAATCATTTATGATTTAATTGATGATGTTAAAGATGCGTTATCAGGTATGATGAGTGCAGTAATTCGTGAAGAAAATACAGGTCAAGCTGAAGTTAGAGATACATTCGTTGTTCCAAAAGTAGGAACAGTTGCTGGATGTTTAGTAACAGATGGTAAAGTTATCAGAGGTGGACATGCAAGAATCATTAGAGATGGAGTTGTTACTTATACAGGTAAAATCTCATCATTAAAAAGATTTAAAGATGATGCTAAAGAAGTTGCTAATGGTTATGAGTGTGGTATTATGTTTGATAAATTCAATGATATTAAAGTTGGAGATTTCATCGAAACATTTATTCAAATTGAAGAAAAAGTATCAGTAGATAACTAA
- a CDS encoding DUF448 domain-containing protein, with protein sequence MANSKMILRTCVVCKGKFEQKELLRLKCEDKKLLFYNNYGRSFYICSDCENILQSDINGKDFKRIEKSLCKECKNKDKYVTQLKEMLTDVR encoded by the coding sequence TTGGCTAATTCAAAAATGATCTTAAGAACCTGTGTCGTTTGCAAAGGCAAATTTGAACAAAAAGAGTTACTAAGACTAAAATGTGAAGATAAAAAATTATTGTTTTACAATAATTACGGTAGAAGTTTTTATATTTGTAGTGATTGTGAAAATATCTTACAGTCAGATATAAATGGAAAAGATTTTAAAAGAATTGAAAAATCACTTTGCAAAGAGTGTAAAAATAAAGATAAGTATGTCACACAACTTAAGGAGATGCTAACAGATGTCAGATAA
- the thrB gene encoding homoserine kinase: MKVSVPATSANLGPGFDCLGLAISMKNQVIIRPSKFHSVSLKGEGANNPALKDNNMFISIFNDFYHNLSYKKRHFRFEFQNEIPLSRGLGSSSAVIVSAIASAYAIEGIKLEKDKLLNLALAYENHPDNITPAVMGGFNVACVQENEVRYINKAIPKNLKAVIVVPNRAISTQLSRKTLPFKYSKEDAVFNISHSSLLTAAFMAEDWEMLKHASFDQIHQKYRMKQMPELFDVQKTSLKEGALMSTLSGSGSTLFSMSYADDSKNLEKALKLRFPHFKVFTADFDNVGVRIEI; encoded by the coding sequence ATGAAAGTAAGCGTTCCCGCTACAAGTGCAAATTTAGGCCCAGGTTTTGATTGCTTAGGTTTAGCAATATCTATGAAAAACCAAGTAATAATCAGACCATCAAAATTTCATAGTGTATCTTTAAAAGGTGAGGGTGCAAATAATCCTGCTTTAAAAGATAACAATATGTTTATATCTATATTTAATGATTTTTATCATAATTTATCATATAAAAAAAGACATTTTAGATTTGAATTTCAAAATGAGATTCCACTTTCACGTGGATTAGGAAGTTCATCTGCAGTTATTGTTTCAGCAATTGCCAGTGCATACGCAATTGAGGGAATAAAACTTGAAAAAGATAAATTATTAAATTTAGCATTAGCTTATGAAAATCATCCTGATAATATAACACCTGCTGTTATGGGTGGATTTAATGTAGCTTGCGTTCAAGAAAATGAAGTAAGATATATTAATAAAGCAATTCCAAAAAATTTAAAAGCAGTTATTGTAGTACCTAATAGAGCAATTTCAACGCAATTGTCTAGAAAAACATTACCTTTTAAATATTCAAAGGAAGATGCAGTATTTAATATTTCTCATTCATCGTTATTAACAGCTGCATTTATGGCTGAAGATTGGGAGATGTTGAAGCATGCTTCGTTTGATCAAATTCATCAAAAATACAGAATGAAGCAAATGCCAGAGCTTTTTGATGTACAAAAAACATCTTTAAAAGAGGGTGCTTTAATGAGTACTTTATCAGGTTCAGGTTCTACACTGTTTTCAATGTCCTATGCAGATGATAGTAAAAATTTGGAGAAAGCATTAAAGCTAAGATTTCCTCATTTTAAAGTCTTCACAGCTGATTTTGATAATGTTGGTGTGAGAATAGAAATTTGA
- the lpxC gene encoding UDP-3-O-acyl-N-acetylglucosamine deacetylase codes for MKQRTIAKSIEIVGIGLHKGVPVKMKLEPLDSDMGIVFYRVDAGVTIPLKRENVVDTKMATVIGKDGVVISTIEHLLSAVYAYGIDNLRVVIDNDEVPVLDGSSAGYCMLIEEAGIKELDKSKKAIKIKKQVEITTPEGKRVTLKPSNRIVYDFEITFDHPAIGKQNFHFDYSIAEYKENISRARTFGFLHEVQYLRSIGLAQGGSMENAIVLDQSKVLNPEGLRFDDEFVRHKILDAIGDMALLEYTLVGEYDAVAGSHHLNHLLTKKLYEDESNYEIIDLEEATSEAVVFEMAYSKVEN; via the coding sequence ATGAAACAAAGAACAATTGCAAAAAGTATAGAAATTGTAGGTATTGGCTTACATAAAGGCGTTCCTGTAAAAATGAAACTAGAACCACTTGATAGTGATATGGGTATAGTTTTTTATAGGGTAGATGCAGGTGTTACAATTCCACTAAAAAGAGAAAATGTAGTTGATACTAAGATGGCTACAGTAATTGGTAAAGATGGAGTTGTAATTTCTACAATTGAGCATCTTTTATCAGCTGTTTATGCTTATGGAATTGATAACTTAAGAGTAGTGATTGATAATGATGAAGTTCCTGTACTTGATGGAAGTTCAGCTGGATATTGTATGCTCATTGAAGAAGCTGGAATAAAAGAGCTTGATAAATCAAAAAAAGCTATAAAAATCAAAAAGCAAGTTGAAATTACAACACCTGAAGGTAAAAGAGTTACTCTAAAACCTTCTAATAGAATTGTATATGATTTTGAAATTACATTTGATCATCCTGCTATTGGAAAACAAAATTTCCACTTTGATTATTCAATTGCTGAATATAAAGAGAATATCAGTCGAGCTAGAACATTTGGGTTTTTACATGAAGTTCAATATTTAAGAAGTATAGGATTAGCACAAGGTGGTTCTATGGAAAATGCTATTGTACTTGATCAATCTAAGGTTTTAAATCCTGAAGGTTTAAGATTTGATGATGAGTTTGTAAGGCATAAAATTTTAGATGCAATTGGTGATATGGCACTTTTAGAATATACTTTGGTTGGTGAATATGATGCAGTTGCTGGAAGTCATCATTTAAATCATTTACTTACAAAGAAACTTTATGAAGATGAATCAAATTATGAAATAATTGATTTAGAAGAAGCTACTTCTGAAGCTGTTGTATTTGAAATGGCATATTCAAAAGTTGAGAATTAA
- a CDS encoding M23 family metallopeptidase — MKFTNNKYSIKGLGIYIGLIIFLSAVVFLLFSNMFERSAPQIKVQNEIYWNFQKPINVAIADDTQIKSYDIFFIDGEKKIKLETKVIKNENGIIELDVMPPQSDEFYKPKEATLKVEVYDTSKWNFFKGNHTVSNSKIIIDKKSPVANVITNSYLLRQGGSGVIVVEINDENIKDYYISFNDEEVFELFPFYKKNFYISVITWPIDIKEFKRVNVVAVDLAGNKTEAKVPFYIKNFKEKIDDIKISDDFVNNVSKHVLENSEMNVPNNVVETFVKTNKELREKNVKTIREVARKNLMNNSNNPFDIKPFIRLPNAATFAKFGERRHYFYNDIKIDEAWHLGMDWASVKRAEIFTSNPGKVIFKGYLGIYGDTAIIDHGYGIGSLYAHTSSLNVEVNDEVKAGDKIGNTGSTGAVFGDHLHFGMLVQGIEVNPNEWLDFDWMKTNVNKTINDAVKIINGSTAPANGSAK, encoded by the coding sequence TTGAAGTTTACAAATAATAAATACAGTATTAAAGGTTTAGGAATTTATATAGGCCTTATCATTTTTTTATCAGCAGTTGTGTTTTTGTTGTTCTCTAATATGTTTGAGAGAAGTGCACCACAAATTAAAGTACAAAATGAAATTTATTGGAATTTTCAAAAGCCAATAAATGTTGCAATTGCAGATGATACACAAATAAAATCTTATGATATCTTTTTTATTGATGGTGAAAAAAAGATAAAATTAGAAACTAAAGTTATAAAAAATGAAAATGGAATTATTGAATTAGATGTAATGCCTCCACAATCTGATGAATTTTATAAACCTAAAGAAGCTACTTTAAAAGTAGAAGTTTATGATACAAGTAAATGGAACTTTTTTAAAGGAAATCATACAGTTAGTAATTCTAAAATAATTATTGATAAAAAAAGTCCAGTAGCAAATGTAATTACAAATTCATACTTATTAAGACAAGGTGGAAGTGGAGTTATTGTTGTAGAGATCAATGATGAGAATATAAAAGATTACTATATTTCATTTAATGATGAAGAGGTATTTGAATTATTTCCTTTTTATAAGAAAAACTTCTATATTTCTGTAATTACTTGGCCTATTGATATTAAAGAATTTAAAAGAGTAAATGTAGTTGCTGTGGATTTAGCAGGAAATAAAACAGAAGCGAAAGTACCTTTTTATATTAAGAACTTTAAAGAAAAAATTGATGATATCAAAATTTCAGATGATTTTGTAAACAATGTAAGTAAACACGTTTTAGAAAATAGTGAAATGAATGTTCCTAATAATGTAGTTGAAACTTTTGTGAAAACAAACAAAGAGCTAAGAGAAAAAAATGTTAAAACTATAAGAGAAGTTGCAAGAAAAAATCTTATGAATAACTCTAATAATCCTTTTGATATTAAACCTTTTATTAGATTACCAAATGCAGCAACTTTTGCTAAATTTGGTGAAAGAAGACATTATTTTTATAATGATATAAAAATTGATGAAGCTTGGCATTTAGGTATGGATTGGGCAAGTGTTAAAAGAGCAGAAATATTTACATCAAATCCTGGAAAAGTTATATTTAAAGGATATTTAGGAATCTATGGAGATACTGCTATTATTGATCATGGTTATGGAATAGGATCTTTATATGCACATACAAGTAGTTTAAATGTTGAAGTTAATGATGAAGTAAAAGCTGGAGATAAAATAGGTAATACAGGTTCTACAGGAGCTGTATTTGGGGATCACTTACACTTTGGTATGTTAGTTCAAGGAATTGAAGTAAATCCAAATGAGTGGCTTGATTTTGATTGGATGAAGACTAACGTTAATAAAACTATAAATGATGCTGTGAAAATAATAAATGGAAGTACAGCACCAGCAAATGGAAGTGCAAAATGA